The Vibrio sp. 16 genome segment CAGGGTGAAGGCAACCACGCCGACCTCTAAGATTTGATTCCACATGCTGCCTGCAGGAATTGCCATACCCGCTTCCGTTGGTTCACCACCAACTGCTAGAGCAAGAGCAATTAGAAGCCCCCCCGTCACCACGAATGGGATCATGTGTGATACGCCGTTCATTAAGTAACGGTATAGATCAGAACGTGCTTGAGACGCTTTATCAGAGACTGATTGCCCAGTGCTGGTGGCCTCGGCTTGGTAAGCTGGAGCATTCAGCGCTTGCGTAATCAAACCTTGCGCGTCACGAATCGGCGCTTTTACGTTCGTTTTTATGACTCGTTTACCAGCGAAGCGTGCCATATCCACTTGTTTATCACAGGCGACAACAATCGCATCCGCGCGAGCAATCTCTTCTTCGGTAGGGCTATTTTTCACGCCGATAGAGCCGTTGGTTTCGACTTTGACCTCAAAACCCATAGCATGTGCGCCTTTTTCTAACGCTTCCGCTGCGAGGTAAGTGTGGGCAACGCCTGCGGGGCAGCCAGTAACGCCAATGATAAAGCCTTTGGTGCTGTCTAAAGGTTGCGCTTGTTCGGTTTGCGGTTTTTGAAGCAGCAACTCAAGTGCTTGCTGGGGAGAGGTTGCATTGATAAAGCGTTCAACAAAGCCATCTTCAATCAGCTTGGATGAGAGTTCTGCCAACACTTGGATATGGTGATCATCACCGCCATCAGGAGAAGCAATCATAAAAAAGAGTGTTGATGGCTGGCCGTCATCTGCGCCGTATTCGATACCTGCTTTGCGAACGCCGATAACAACGGCAGGTTCAAGCACGGCTGCACTTTTGGCGTGCGGGATGGCAATGCCTTCCTCAAAGCCCGTGTTACCCTCAGCTTCGCGTTTTAGAATGTCTGCCAAAAAATCGCTTTTATTGGAAATTCGACCTTGTTGGTATAGCACCTCGACAAGCTCTTCAAACACCTCTTGTTTGGAGGTGGCCTCAAGCTCAAGCTTAATTAGATTTTCATTGATCAATTTGGTGATCATAGTGGACCCCTAGTGCGTTTCTTGTTGTGTTAGGGGTATTTTGAAATCTATCAGCAGTGCTCTGTAGTGAAGAAAAAACGCATTTACTGGAGGATTGTTGCGTCCCTTTTAGAGTGTGATTTCGATCGTTTCAGAGTGGTGATTGGTAAGGGTGTTGACAGTGGATAACCTTCCTTAATGCCTTTATTTATAGGGAGATTGGCAAACTGTTTAGCTCGACTTCTTGTCGATTTAAGGCTTTTTGATACTGGAAATTTATTGCTATTACTGGATTTTTGTAACCCAGATCTCGAATTGTGATTTTGCTCAATAGCGCTACTCTTCACTAAAGAGTATACCTAGGCTTCCAGCACGCAGGGTGCAGTTTGAGATGATGCTACGATGGTATTTCATGATTTAATTTCGTCCGTACTTAACGAACGAGAACCTTTCCACAACATCTGGTTTGCCGGAGATTTTCATACGCCTCCGGCGTTTAGCTATCAGGTTAACTTTCCGCGTTTAGAACTGGTGTTGGATGGGGAATACGTCAATGAAATGGAAACCCACGAACGTAAAGTGACGAACATTGTCGCGAAAGCGGGCGACGCGATTTTCATCCCGCCCAACTGCTGGAACAAGCCTGACTGGGATACCAATTGCTCGGTATTGAGTATGTTGTTTGGGCGGCGTCAGTTAGGGTTAAGTTTGGTCAGTAAACGCAAGGGAGAAGCGAGTTTTTATGATATTCAAAAACACAGTATTCAAACCCGATCAGGCTTTGCCATCGATAATATTTTAGAAGCGCTCAGTTCATTGGCGAGAGAGAACAATAAGAAGCCGATG includes the following:
- a CDS encoding PTS fructose transporter subunit IIABC; its protein translation is MITKLINENLIKLELEATSKQEVFEELVEVLYQQGRISNKSDFLADILKREAEGNTGFEEGIAIPHAKSAAVLEPAVVIGVRKAGIEYGADDGQPSTLFFMIASPDGGDDHHIQVLAELSSKLIEDGFVERFINATSPQQALELLLQKPQTEQAQPLDSTKGFIIGVTGCPAGVAHTYLAAEALEKGAHAMGFEVKVETNGSIGVKNSPTEEEIARADAIVVACDKQVDMARFAGKRVIKTNVKAPIRDAQGLITQALNAPAYQAEATSTGQSVSDKASQARSDLYRYLMNGVSHMIPFVVTGGLLIALALAVGGEPTEAGMAIPAGSMWNQILEVGVVAFTLMIPILAGYIAYAIADRPALAPGLIGGWIANNGSFYGAEAGTGFIGAIVAGLLVGYFVKFITSINYHKFIQPLVPIMIAPITGSLFIAGLFIFVIGAPIAGLMDSLTALLTSMSTGNVVLLGIVLGGMAGFDMGGPFNKVAFLFSVGMIASGQTQFMGAMACAIPVAPLGMALATVLGRKFELFESSEIEAGKAAGAMGLVGISEGAIPFAAQDPMSVIPANVLGSMVAAVMAFSFGITNSVAHGGPVVALLGAMNYPLLALVCMAAGAGVTALTCITLKNLRKAKYTAAAA
- a CDS encoding helix-turn-helix transcriptional regulator, whose translation is MVFHDLISSVLNEREPFHNIWFAGDFHTPPAFSYQVNFPRLELVLDGEYVNEMETHERKVTNIVAKAGDAIFIPPNCWNKPDWDTNCSVLSMLFGRRQLGLSLVSKRKGEASFYDIQKHSIQTRSGFAIDNILEALSSLARENNKKPMDELLLQALLQYSKTMLDAPIEQSHSRVQDLYQGICIYIQENFHRQITRDSIATRFSISSNHLSRLFRQQGHMTLADYITWVRIDRAKFMLKKYNFKLNEVAMRCGFKDVNYFCRVFKNRTGRTPTEYRGSV